A genome region from Sphingobacteriaceae bacterium GW460-11-11-14-LB5 includes the following:
- a CDS encoding peptidase C69 gives MPILTKAEAKALLTKVLSYSKAEQCEINLNCSDSGNLRYARNAVSTSGGISANSLVVSSAFGKKLGTATINEFDDASLQKVVRRAEELAQLAPENPEFMPFLGPQEYGADSPTFSPATAAVTPKDRADAVQASLKQAMDNKLNAAGFLSNSVGCSAMMNSKGLFAYNTSTDVAFNITVRTDDGKGSGYATRGYNDFSKLNAKADTAIAAKKAMSSVTAKAIEPGKYTVILEPTAVAVMLENLFFSMDARQADEGRSFMSKTGGKTKLGEQLVDERVNIYSDPWNPELPTATWSGDGRPQQKVNWIEKGVVKNLYSSRYWAQKTGIKAIPFPGGAIMQGGTKTLEELIKGTEKGILVTRLWYIRTVDPQTLLLTGLTRDGTFYIENGEIKFPVKNFRFNESPIIMLNNLDEIGITERTVSAESEANYLLPPLRIRDFTFTSLSDAV, from the coding sequence ATGCCAATCTTAACAAAAGCAGAAGCAAAGGCACTTTTAACTAAAGTACTTTCTTACTCTAAAGCAGAACAATGTGAAATAAATTTAAATTGTTCGGATAGCGGCAACCTGAGGTATGCCAGAAACGCCGTTTCTACCAGTGGCGGAATTAGCGCTAACAGTTTGGTGGTGAGCTCAGCCTTCGGGAAAAAACTCGGTACAGCAACCATAAATGAGTTTGATGATGCTTCACTACAAAAAGTAGTGCGCAGGGCAGAAGAACTTGCACAACTTGCACCAGAAAACCCTGAATTTATGCCTTTTCTTGGTCCTCAGGAATATGGTGCCGATTCACCTACATTTTCTCCGGCTACAGCAGCCGTTACCCCAAAAGACCGGGCCGATGCCGTACAGGCCAGTTTAAAACAGGCAATGGATAATAAACTGAATGCTGCAGGATTTTTATCAAACAGCGTGGGTTGTTCCGCAATGATGAACAGTAAGGGTTTATTTGCCTACAATACTTCAACCGATGTTGCTTTTAACATTACGGTAAGAACTGATGATGGTAAGGGTTCTGGTTATGCCACAAGGGGATATAACGATTTTAGTAAACTCAATGCAAAGGCCGATACAGCTATAGCAGCTAAAAAGGCAATGTCGTCGGTAACGGCAAAGGCCATAGAACCAGGAAAATATACCGTTATTTTAGAACCAACTGCCGTGGCGGTAATGCTGGAGAATTTATTCTTCTCGATGGATGCCAGACAGGCCGATGAAGGACGGAGTTTTATGAGCAAAACCGGAGGTAAGACAAAATTGGGTGAACAGCTGGTAGATGAAAGAGTGAATATTTATTCAGATCCCTGGAATCCTGAATTGCCAACTGCTACATGGTCTGGGGATGGAAGGCCACAGCAGAAAGTAAACTGGATAGAAAAAGGAGTAGTTAAAAATTTATACAGCTCGAGATACTGGGCGCAAAAAACCGGGATTAAAGCGATCCCATTTCCGGGTGGTGCCATTATGCAAGGTGGAACCAAAACTTTGGAAGAACTGATTAAAGGAACAGAAAAAGGTATATTGGTTACACGTTTGTGGTATATCCGTACGGTAGATCCGCAAACCCTCTTGTTAACAGGGCTGACCAGGGATGGCACTTTTTACATCGAAAACGGCGAGATTAAGTTTCCGGTTAAGAATTTCCGATTTAACGAAAGTCCGATTATTATGTTGAATAACCTCGACGAGATCGGAATAACCGAAAGAACAGTAAGCGCCGAATCGGAAGCCAATTATCTGTTGCCGCCGTTAAGGATCAGGGATTTTACCTTCACTTCTTTATCTGATGCGGTATAG
- a CDS encoding ABC transporter ATPase translates to MSFSPQSRVWIYQSDRKFTSTEENEILNKLAAFTNQWKAHGNELLAKAEIRYGFFIILTVDESQAGVTGCSIDSSVRLIKEIEQEYHVDLFNRFNIAYKVNGEVVVNSKEDFETLVNIKQVTPETIVFNNMVQNLAELDNKWEVPFQNSWHSTVFAHLL, encoded by the coding sequence ATGAGTTTTTCTCCACAATCAAGAGTTTGGATATACCAAAGCGATCGCAAATTTACTTCTACTGAAGAAAATGAGATCTTAAATAAATTAGCAGCTTTTACTAACCAGTGGAAAGCACATGGAAATGAATTGCTTGCAAAAGCAGAAATCCGCTATGGCTTTTTTATTATCCTAACGGTCGACGAAAGTCAGGCGGGTGTTACCGGTTGCTCTATTGATAGCTCTGTTCGCTTAATTAAAGAAATTGAGCAGGAATACCATGTAGATCTTTTTAACCGTTTCAACATTGCCTACAAAGTAAATGGCGAAGTTGTGGTAAACAGCAAAGAAGATTTTGAAACGCTGGTAAATATTAAACAGGTAACACCAGAAACCATCGTGTTTAACAATATGGTTCAAAACCTGGCAGAACTGGATAACAAATGGGAAGTACCATTTCAAAATAGCTGGCATTCAACTGTTTTTGCCCATTTATTATAA
- a CDS encoding TldD protein codes for MKRRNFIYLTGVGAAAAMLPAIPVFGKEISPEQALEYIDPAAKKIMSDVALNAARSKGATYTDVRVGRYLNQYVVTREDKVENIVNTESYGIGIRVISNGSWGFAATDKMDKDSIAKAAELAVTIAKENARLLREPVQLAPQKGYGEVSWKAPIEKNTFEVPVKEKVDLLLAVNDAAMKGGADYINSILFAVNEQKYFASTDGSYIDQDIHRIWPTFFITKIDKETGKFETRNALSAPTGKGYEYLNARPQDKIQTASGTLYKGRYDMLEDATQAARQVGEKIKAKSVEPGKYDLVLDPSHLWLTIHESCGHPTELDRVLGYEANYAGTSFLTLDKWESKKFNYGSKEVNITADKTEVGSLGAVGYDDEGVKCGKWDVIKDGILVNYQAIRDQAHILGLNASQGCCYADNWSSVQFQRMANISLQPGKAKLSIADQIKNVEKGIYIVGDGSFSIDQQRYNFQFGGQLYYEIKAGKIVGMLKDVAYQANTQEFWNSCVAICDQSDYRLGGSFFDGKGQPGQVSAVSHGSATTRFNKVNVINTARKI; via the coding sequence TTGAAACGTAGAAACTTTATTTATTTAACTGGTGTAGGGGCTGCTGCGGCCATGCTTCCTGCCATTCCAGTTTTTGGGAAAGAAATTTCCCCCGAGCAGGCTTTGGAGTATATTGATCCTGCCGCTAAAAAAATCATGTCTGATGTGGCCTTAAATGCGGCACGCTCAAAAGGGGCCACTTACACCGATGTGCGTGTAGGCCGGTATCTTAACCAATATGTGGTTACACGCGAAGATAAAGTAGAGAATATTGTTAATACCGAATCGTATGGAATTGGTATCAGGGTAATTTCGAATGGCAGCTGGGGTTTTGCGGCCACCGACAAAATGGATAAAGACAGTATTGCCAAAGCAGCTGAACTGGCGGTAACTATTGCCAAAGAAAATGCCCGTTTGTTAAGAGAGCCTGTACAACTGGCACCACAAAAAGGCTATGGTGAAGTTAGCTGGAAAGCACCTATTGAGAAAAATACTTTTGAAGTACCTGTAAAAGAGAAGGTAGATTTATTGTTGGCTGTGAATGATGCGGCTATGAAGGGCGGTGCAGATTATATCAACTCCATCTTATTTGCGGTAAATGAACAGAAATATTTTGCGTCAACTGATGGTTCATATATCGATCAGGATATCCATCGCATTTGGCCGACTTTCTTTATCACCAAAATAGATAAGGAAACCGGTAAGTTCGAAACCAGAAATGCATTGAGCGCGCCTACAGGCAAAGGTTACGAATATTTAAATGCAAGACCTCAGGATAAAATACAAACTGCATCGGGTACGCTTTATAAAGGCCGGTACGATATGCTTGAAGATGCTACACAGGCAGCCAGGCAGGTAGGCGAAAAGATAAAGGCAAAATCGGTAGAACCAGGCAAGTATGATTTGGTTTTGGATCCTTCGCATTTATGGTTAACTATTCACGAATCGTGTGGTCACCCAACCGAGCTCGATCGCGTATTGGGCTACGAGGCCAATTATGCAGGAACCAGCTTTCTGACTTTAGACAAATGGGAATCTAAAAAATTTAATTACGGCAGTAAAGAAGTTAATATTACGGCAGATAAAACGGAGGTAGGTTCCTTAGGTGCAGTTGGTTATGATGATGAGGGGGTAAAATGCGGAAAATGGGATGTGATTAAAGATGGCATCCTGGTAAATTATCAGGCCATCAGAGACCAGGCACATATCTTGGGGCTAAATGCCTCACAAGGCTGTTGTTATGCCGATAACTGGAGTAGTGTTCAGTTTCAGCGCATGGCCAATATCTCTTTGCAGCCGGGTAAGGCCAAATTGAGTATAGCCGATCAGATCAAAAACGTAGAAAAAGGCATTTACATTGTCGGTGATGGAAGTTTTTCTATCGATCAGCAGCGTTATAATTTCCAGTTCGGCGGTCAGCTTTATTACGAAATTAAGGCGGGGAAAATAGTGGGTATGCTTAAGGATGTCGCTTATCAGGCCAATACGCAGGAGTTCTGGAATTCGTGTGTGGCCATTTGCGATCAAAGCGATTACCGTTTAGGAGGCTCTTTCTTTGATGGTAAGGGGCAGCCTGGGCAGGTAAGTGCTGTATCTCACGGATCGGCAACCACACGTTTTAATAAAGTTAATGTTATCAACACCGCTAGAAAAATCTGA
- a CDS encoding 30S ribosomal protein S6 — protein sequence MNQYETVIVLTPLLSEEAAKEALAKFKAVLTDNGAEIIQEDNWGLRKLAYPIEKKSNGFFNLTEYKASGDLIAKLELELKRDERVLRFLTIRLDKHAVAYNEKKRSGAFNKKTKEVAA from the coding sequence ATGAATCAGTACGAAACTGTTATCGTTCTAACCCCGTTGTTATCAGAAGAGGCTGCGAAAGAGGCATTAGCTAAATTCAAAGCAGTTCTAACTGATAACGGAGCCGAAATTATCCAGGAAGATAATTGGGGTTTGAGAAAATTAGCGTATCCAATTGAGAAAAAATCAAATGGATTCTTCAACTTAACTGAATACAAAGCTTCAGGAGATTTGATCGCAAAATTAGAGCTTGAATTAAAACGCGATGAGCGTGTGTTGCGTTTCTTAACTATCCGTTTAGACAAACACGCTGTTGCTTACAATGAGAAAAAGCGTAGTGGTGCTTTTAACAAAAAAACTAAGGAGGTTGCAGCGTAA
- a CDS encoding GTP cyclohydrolase, which produces MFIVDLKYIVPLEELDEHMKAHVQFLRKYYDKNIFVASGRKVPRTGGIILALAQDEAALKKILMEDPFYINRLADFTITQFLTSQYHPDLESLLGK; this is translated from the coding sequence ATGTTCATTGTAGATCTTAAATATATTGTTCCACTGGAAGAACTGGATGAGCATATGAAGGCTCATGTTCAATTTTTAAGAAAATACTACGATAAAAATATTTTTGTAGCGTCGGGCCGAAAAGTACCCCGTACCGGTGGAATCATCTTAGCCCTTGCCCAGGATGAAGCGGCCTTAAAAAAAATCCTGATGGAAGATCCGTTTTACATCAACCGATTGGCCGATTTCACCATTACCCAGTTCTTAACTTCACAATATCATCCTGATCTCGAATCACTTTTGGGAAAATAA
- a CDS encoding AAA family ATPase: MAFKRSIEENLTRWKNSKNRKPLIIRGARQVGKTTLIKDFAKNYLNTIFLNLEKPAHRQYFDDFDDVHNIVEALLLGHGIQSDKITETLLFVDEIQESAKAIQMLRYFYEEIPDLHVISAGSLLEFVLQKVKSFPVGRVEFLYLYPLNFQEYLQANQKDDLLKYLLQTPVKAVAHKLLLKAFRRYAIIGGMPEIIKTDLEEHNLSDLSIVYESIWATYKNDIEKYTQNETARRTINHIMGTAHLFLDKRVVFQGFGNSNYKSREVGEAFRILDDAKIIRLIYPSTNTELPIIPDLKKSPRLQFLDTGLVNYSLGIQGEMLALDDLSSAYKGAVIPHLFTQELISVERISSHKPNFWVREKKQSDAEVDLIYACKKFVIPIEIKSGSTGSLRSLHQFIDASAHPFAIRVYGGEFRLEKTNTPTGKPYLLLNLPYYLGTRIAEYASWLIEQNL; this comes from the coding sequence ATGGCATTTAAACGATCCATTGAAGAGAACTTAACCCGATGGAAAAACAGCAAAAACAGGAAACCTCTAATTATTCGAGGGGCACGTCAGGTAGGAAAAACAACACTAATAAAGGACTTTGCGAAAAACTATCTTAATACTATTTTTCTTAATCTGGAGAAACCTGCACACCGTCAATATTTTGATGATTTTGACGATGTACACAATATTGTTGAAGCACTATTGCTGGGACATGGGATTCAATCGGATAAGATAACCGAAACTTTGCTCTTTGTTGATGAAATTCAGGAAAGTGCGAAAGCTATACAAATGCTAAGGTATTTTTACGAAGAAATTCCTGACCTGCATGTAATCAGTGCTGGCTCCCTTTTGGAGTTTGTATTACAAAAAGTAAAAAGTTTTCCGGTAGGCAGGGTCGAATTCTTATACTTATATCCCTTAAATTTTCAAGAATACCTTCAAGCTAACCAAAAAGATGATCTGTTAAAATATCTGCTTCAAACCCCTGTAAAAGCTGTTGCGCACAAATTGTTATTAAAAGCCTTTCGTAGATATGCCATTATCGGAGGCATGCCAGAAATAATAAAAACCGATTTAGAAGAACATAACCTTTCAGATCTGTCTATTGTTTACGAAAGCATTTGGGCAACCTACAAAAATGACATAGAAAAATATACCCAGAATGAAACAGCGAGAAGAACTATTAACCATATAATGGGTACTGCCCATCTTTTTCTCGATAAGCGTGTTGTTTTTCAAGGTTTCGGCAATTCGAACTATAAATCGAGAGAGGTTGGAGAAGCTTTTAGGATATTAGATGACGCAAAGATCATCCGGTTAATATACCCATCTACTAATACCGAACTTCCAATTATTCCTGATTTAAAAAAATCGCCTAGACTACAATTTTTAGACACAGGATTAGTCAACTACTCATTGGGTATCCAAGGAGAAATGCTTGCTTTAGATGATTTAAGTTCAGCTTATAAAGGAGCCGTTATTCCACATTTATTTACTCAGGAACTGATATCAGTTGAGCGTATATCTTCTCATAAACCTAATTTTTGGGTAAGAGAGAAAAAACAGTCTGATGCAGAAGTTGATTTAATTTATGCCTGTAAAAAATTTGTAATACCGATTGAAATAAAATCGGGCAGTACAGGAAGCTTAAGATCTCTTCATCAATTCATTGATGCCTCAGCACATCCTTTTGCCATTCGGGTATATGGAGGCGAGTTTAGGCTAGAAAAAACAAATACACCAACAGGCAAGCCTTATCTTTTATTAAACCTCCCATACTATCTGGGAACACGTATAGCAGAATATGCTTCTTGGCTAATAGAACAAAACCTGTAA
- a CDS encoding monofunctional biosynthetic peptidoglycan transglycosylase, producing the protein MAKTRTSRTKSKAKHPLLKKITNIATKVFLYFLLVSVFWVIALRFINPPITLLMVLRNIERKADGKSFKTEKKWVKFEDMSDNMKRAAVSAEDQLFLKHIGFDMKAIEKAFASNAKGKKVKGGSTISQQTAKNVFLWPGRSWIRKGFEAYFTLLIELFWSKERILEVYLNVIEMGDGIYGAEAAAQEYYGKSCTKLTKKQAALIASCFPNPRRWTPKNATPYIRHRQYLILRNMNRLGPLDF; encoded by the coding sequence ATGGCGAAAACGCGGACAAGCAGAACTAAAAGCAAAGCAAAACATCCCCTTCTAAAAAAGATTACCAATATTGCTACGAAAGTATTTTTATATTTTCTGCTGGTTTCTGTGTTTTGGGTAATTGCCCTGCGTTTTATCAACCCACCAATTACCCTTTTGATGGTACTACGGAACATTGAGCGTAAAGCCGATGGAAAGTCTTTTAAAACAGAGAAAAAGTGGGTGAAATTCGAGGATATGTCTGATAATATGAAAAGGGCTGCAGTATCTGCCGAAGACCAGCTCTTTTTAAAACATATCGGTTTTGATATGAAAGCCATTGAAAAAGCTTTTGCCAGTAATGCCAAAGGGAAAAAGGTAAAGGGAGGAAGTACCATTTCGCAACAAACGGCTAAAAACGTTTTCTTGTGGCCTGGCCGCTCATGGATAAGAAAAGGTTTTGAAGCTTATTTTACCTTACTGATTGAGCTCTTTTGGAGCAAAGAAAGAATATTGGAGGTTTACCTGAACGTAATTGAAATGGGCGACGGGATTTATGGTGCTGAAGCGGCTGCCCAGGAATACTATGGCAAATCCTGTACAAAACTGACTAAGAAACAAGCCGCTTTAATTGCTTCTTGTTTTCCAAATCCGAGAAGATGGACACCCAAAAATGCTACCCCATACATCAGGCACCGTCAATACCTGATTTTAAGGAATATGAATAGGTTAGGGCCGTTGGATTTTTAG
- a CDS encoding 30S ribosomal protein S18 — MAREQIQYVTAPKVEDNRKKYCRFKKNGIKYIDYKDANFLLKFINDQGKLLPRRLTGTSLKFQRKVAQAVKRARHIGLLPFVADQLK; from the coding sequence ATGGCAAGAGAACAAATACAATACGTAACTGCCCCTAAAGTAGAGGATAACCGTAAAAAATATTGCCGTTTCAAGAAAAACGGAATTAAATACATCGATTACAAGGATGCAAATTTCTTGTTGAAATTTATTAACGATCAAGGTAAATTATTACCACGCCGTTTAACTGGTACTTCGTTAAAATTCCAACGTAAAGTGGCTCAGGCAGTTAAACGTGCCCGTCACATCGGTTTGTTACCTTTCGTTGCTGATCAATTAAAATAG
- a CDS encoding AraC family transcriptional regulator encodes MKPSFEVVEPSFGSSFYYSKYVENANNMAHLWHYHPEIEMVFVNGGAGKRQIGSHVSYYTEGDLILIGSNLPHCGFTDTNTGNKNETVIQMKPDFLGSIFLGLQEIRGIQELFDKSKAGIAFGPETMQIVGDRIEMMDDLPPFERLLTLLSVLKELEHAKDYKILNADGFSMEMQVQDNDRINMIFNYVKDHFQEQISLQHIAEMSSMTVPSFCRYFKKITKKTFTHFVNEYRVVHASKLLAEKPTSIANISYESGFNNFSHFNKLFKEFTGKSASEYRHELKSLIK; translated from the coding sequence ATGAAGCCTAGTTTTGAGGTTGTTGAACCTTCTTTCGGAAGTTCATTTTATTATTCGAAATATGTAGAGAACGCCAACAATATGGCGCACCTCTGGCATTACCACCCCGAAATTGAAATGGTGTTTGTGAATGGCGGTGCCGGGAAAAGGCAGATTGGCAGTCACGTTTCCTATTACACCGAAGGCGACTTGATCCTGATTGGCAGCAACCTCCCCCATTGTGGCTTTACCGATACCAATACCGGAAACAAAAACGAAACTGTTATCCAGATGAAACCCGATTTTTTGGGTAGCATTTTTTTGGGCCTGCAGGAAATCAGAGGCATACAAGAATTGTTCGATAAATCGAAGGCCGGAATTGCCTTTGGCCCTGAAACCATGCAAATAGTGGGCGACAGGATAGAAATGATGGACGATCTGCCGCCTTTTGAACGACTTTTAACTTTACTCAGTGTATTAAAAGAACTTGAACATGCAAAAGATTACAAGATCTTAAACGCCGATGGATTTTCGATGGAAATGCAGGTTCAGGATAACGACCGCATTAATATGATTTTTAACTATGTAAAAGATCATTTCCAGGAGCAGATCAGCTTACAACATATTGCGGAAATGTCGAGTATGACTGTTCCTTCATTTTGCCGTTATTTCAAAAAAATCACCAAGAAAACATTTACACATTTCGTAAACGAATACCGCGTTGTCCACGCCTCAAAACTTTTGGCCGAAAAACCGACCAGCATTGCCAATATTTCTTACGAAAGCGGTTTTAACAACTTTAGCCATTTTAATAAATTATTTAAGGAGTTTACCGGCAAAAGCGCTTCCGAATACCGTCACGAACTTAAATCGCTGATTAAATAA
- a CDS encoding short-chain dehydrogenase: MKVALITGGSKGIGFGIAEALLKAGYKVAITSRTIASANQAASHLVAHGDVLAIEADVVDFKSQQDAVNLIIEKWGQLDILIANAGVGHFAPIDELDIDLWKETIDTNLTGVFYSIKASVDEIKKNQGHIFTISSLAGTNFFAGGSAYNASKFGLTGFTQSVMLDLRKYGVKVSTIMPGSVASHFNDHQPNVEDDAWKIQPEDMGKLIVDLLAMPARTLPSKVEIRPTTPKG; encoded by the coding sequence ATGAAAGTTGCATTAATTACAGGAGGAAGCAAAGGAATTGGTTTCGGTATTGCCGAAGCCCTTTTGAAAGCAGGTTATAAAGTAGCCATTACAAGCAGGACGATTGCCAGCGCGAACCAGGCTGCATCACATTTGGTGGCACATGGTGATGTATTGGCCATTGAAGCAGATGTTGTGGATTTTAAATCTCAGCAGGATGCGGTAAACCTGATAATCGAAAAATGGGGACAATTGGATATACTGATCGCCAATGCAGGCGTTGGGCATTTTGCGCCTATTGACGAGCTGGACATCGATTTATGGAAAGAAACCATCGATACCAATTTAACAGGCGTTTTTTACAGCATTAAAGCCTCGGTTGATGAGATCAAAAAGAACCAGGGGCATATCTTTACCATATCGAGTTTAGCCGGTACAAACTTTTTCGCAGGAGGTTCTGCTTATAATGCCAGTAAATTTGGTTTAACAGGATTTACGCAATCGGTTATGCTCGATTTAAGAAAGTACGGCGTAAAGGTGAGCACCATTATGCCCGGATCGGTAGCCAGTCATTTTAACGATCATCAGCCCAACGTTGAAGATGATGCCTGGAAAATCCAGCCAGAAGATATGGGTAAACTGATTGTTGATTTATTGGCCATGCCAGCAAGAACTTTGCCGAGTAAGGTAGAAATCAGGCCAACTACGCCGAAGGGGTAG
- a CDS encoding 50S ribosomal protein L9 yields MEIILKQDIKGLGEKDDVVTVKPGYGRNYLIPQGFGALATSSAKKVLAENLKQAAFKQDKIKKDAEGVAERLTDVKLSIGAKAGESGKIFGAVNTIQIAEALKAQGFDVDRRRITFETEPKFVGEYVANLNLHKEVKVQVPFEVVAE; encoded by the coding sequence ATGGAAATTATTTTAAAACAAGATATTAAAGGCCTTGGTGAGAAAGATGATGTAGTTACAGTAAAGCCAGGTTATGGCCGTAACTATTTAATCCCTCAAGGATTTGGCGCATTGGCTACTTCTTCTGCTAAAAAAGTTTTAGCAGAGAACTTAAAGCAAGCTGCTTTTAAACAAGATAAAATTAAGAAAGATGCTGAAGGTGTTGCTGAGCGTTTAACTGATGTTAAACTTTCAATCGGTGCTAAAGCAGGCGAAAGCGGAAAAATCTTCGGAGCGGTTAACACCATCCAGATTGCTGAAGCATTAAAAGCACAAGGCTTTGATGTAGACCGTCGTCGTATTACTTTCGAAACTGAACCTAAATTTGTTGGCGAATATGTTGCTAACTTAAACTTACACAAAGAAGTGAAAGTTCAGGTTCCTTTTGAAGTAGTAGCTGAATAA